The proteins below come from a single Candidatus Binatia bacterium genomic window:
- a CDS encoding acyltransferase family protein, which yields MGVAKNAAAGGNESRAGAIGYQPALDGLRGVCLVAVLFFHSDFAWMSGGFLGVSTFFTLSGFLITSLLVGEQEQTGAISLGGFWERRLRRLMPAAVLAVGLVVLTAPVWLPLAQQERLAGDAVAAITYLVNWRFVQAEYAYELIFTDPSPLQHFWSLAIEAQFYLFFPLLVGALLRFGVGVPGLTAVLGALTAGSTLLALAPGVADEGQHRIYYGSDTRAAEILLGGMAALVRRRWQTVLRLAAWFGVPALAAIVAAWSFAEVDDRWLYGGGFAAYAVASAVLILSATTPGAVTALLSPAWLRWMGRVSYGAYLYHWPVFVLLSAARTGLDAGALLLLRVTVTLAAAGLSARYIEEPIRKRRWLSGRSFGFVTASAVGAVALVAFALSPVPFSQRLEALAAPASPATVAEEAGARPQRWALFGDSTALSLAPGVRTFARATPGIRSVRGDTQLGCGVLGSGELYNRGGWKKVREVCRNPPERWANAAARRGVDVAIVLTGAWESRDWRFTANGQRLALGDRPLDDRITAGIADAMDALTGTGATVVWLTAPHIGVRPRRSQRTAQRSARPARQDRLNELVHAAAAGRDQVIVVDLARLVEEWPGGEFDLSLRPDSTHFGAAGASAIVAEALGPEIRRRVSAGR from the coding sequence ATGGGCGTCGCCAAGAACGCAGCGGCCGGGGGGAACGAGTCGCGTGCCGGGGCGATCGGCTACCAGCCGGCTCTCGATGGCCTCCGAGGTGTCTGCCTCGTGGCGGTGCTGTTCTTCCACTCGGACTTCGCGTGGATGTCGGGGGGCTTCCTCGGTGTGTCGACGTTCTTCACGCTGTCTGGTTTCTTGATCACCTCGTTGCTCGTGGGCGAGCAGGAGCAGACCGGGGCCATCTCGCTCGGCGGGTTCTGGGAGCGGCGCCTTCGTCGCCTGATGCCCGCCGCGGTTCTCGCCGTCGGGCTGGTGGTTCTCACCGCGCCGGTCTGGCTTCCCCTCGCGCAACAGGAGCGGCTGGCCGGCGACGCGGTGGCCGCGATCACCTACCTCGTGAACTGGCGCTTCGTTCAGGCGGAGTACGCATACGAGCTGATCTTCACGGATCCGTCCCCACTGCAGCACTTCTGGTCGCTCGCAATCGAAGCCCAGTTCTATCTCTTCTTCCCCCTCCTTGTCGGGGCCCTTTTGCGTTTCGGGGTCGGTGTGCCGGGCCTGACCGCGGTGCTCGGTGCGCTCACGGCGGGCTCGACGCTCCTCGCGTTGGCGCCGGGCGTCGCGGACGAGGGCCAGCACCGAATCTACTACGGAAGCGATACACGTGCCGCCGAGATCCTACTGGGTGGAATGGCTGCCCTCGTGCGGAGGCGGTGGCAGACGGTGTTGAGACTTGCCGCATGGTTCGGAGTGCCGGCCCTGGCCGCGATCGTCGCCGCCTGGTCCTTCGCGGAAGTCGACGACCGTTGGTTGTACGGCGGCGGGTTTGCCGCGTACGCCGTCGCGTCGGCCGTACTCATTCTGTCGGCGACGACACCGGGTGCGGTGACGGCGCTTCTTTCGCCGGCGTGGCTTCGTTGGATGGGGCGCGTTTCGTACGGCGCGTACCTCTATCACTGGCCGGTCTTCGTACTGTTGTCCGCGGCGCGTACGGGGCTGGATGCCGGGGCGCTCCTTCTGTTGCGTGTCACCGTGACGCTGGCTGCCGCAGGGCTTTCCGCACGCTATATCGAAGAGCCCATTCGCAAACGGCGATGGCTTTCGGGTCGGTCGTTCGGTTTCGTCACCGCGTCGGCGGTTGGCGCCGTGGCACTGGTGGCGTTCGCGCTCAGCCCGGTTCCGTTCTCTCAGAGACTCGAGGCGCTGGCCGCGCCTGCCTCACCTGCGACGGTTGCGGAGGAGGCGGGTGCGCGCCCGCAGCGGTGGGCGCTCTTCGGCGACTCTACGGCGCTCTCGCTCGCACCGGGAGTCCGCACCTTCGCTCGTGCGACACCGGGGATCCGGTCGGTTCGAGGGGATACGCAGCTCGGCTGCGGCGTTCTCGGTTCCGGCGAACTCTACAACCGCGGAGGTTGGAAGAAGGTTCGTGAGGTGTGTCGAAACCCCCCGGAACGCTGGGCGAACGCGGCGGCGCGGCGCGGCGTCGATGTGGCGATCGTTCTGACGGGCGCGTGGGAGTCGCGTGATTGGCGGTTCACCGCGAACGGGCAGCGCTTGGCGCTGGGGGACCGGCCGCTGGACGATCGCATCACCGCTGGGATCGCGGATGCGATGGATGCGCTGACCGGAACGGGCGCGACGGTCGTCTGGCTGACGGCGCCCCACATAGGGGTCCGCCCAAGGCGAAGCCAGAGGACCGCTCAGCGTTCCGCGCGGCCTGCGCGGCAGGACCGTCTGAACGAACTCGTTCATGCCGCGGCGGCCGGGCGAGACCAGGTGATCGTCGTCGACCTCGCTCGCTTGGTCGAGGAGTGGCCCGGCGGGGAGTTCGATCTGAGCTTGCGGCCCGACTCGACGCATTTCGGAGCTGCAGGGGCATCGGCGATCGTCGCGGAGGCGCTCGGCCCAGAGATTCGACGACGAGTTTCCGCGGGCCGGTAG
- a CDS encoding SDR family NAD(P)-dependent oxidoreductase: MGLLDGKVAVITGAGGGLGRAHALLLAGEGAKIVVNDLGGARDGQGSGSNMADGVVEEIKATGGEAVANYDNVATTEGGVGILKTGVDAFGQVDILINNAGILRDKTLVKLEESDWDAVIAVHLRGTYCVTRPIFQHMKERGGPGVIVNTASTSGLIGNFGQCNYGAAKAGIAGFTRCLHLEGTKYGIRAWGLAPVAFTRLTEDLMGGDAAEKAKASLDPAKVSQAVLYMVSELSGTKSGKFLFVSGGRVAELKVVGPAGMRKDGFTAQDIADNEAAVFLPEDQGFDMLG, encoded by the coding sequence ATGGGACTTCTCGACGGTAAGGTAGCAGTCATCACAGGCGCAGGGGGTGGACTCGGGCGCGCGCACGCTCTTCTCCTCGCGGGCGAAGGCGCGAAGATCGTCGTGAATGACCTGGGAGGGGCGCGGGACGGCCAGGGCAGTGGCTCGAATATGGCCGACGGCGTAGTCGAGGAGATCAAGGCCACGGGTGGCGAGGCCGTTGCGAACTACGACAATGTCGCGACGACGGAAGGCGGCGTGGGAATCCTCAAGACCGGAGTCGATGCGTTCGGCCAGGTCGATATCCTCATCAACAACGCGGGAATCCTGCGTGACAAGACTCTGGTGAAGCTCGAGGAGTCCGATTGGGACGCGGTGATCGCCGTGCACCTTCGCGGCACCTACTGCGTAACGCGGCCGATCTTCCAGCACATGAAGGAGCGCGGCGGTCCTGGCGTGATCGTCAACACCGCGTCGACGTCGGGCCTGATCGGGAACTTCGGTCAGTGCAACTACGGTGCGGCCAAGGCGGGTATCGCCGGGTTCACGCGCTGTCTGCACCTCGAAGGCACCAAGTACGGAATCCGCGCATGGGGTCTCGCTCCGGTGGCTTTCACGCGCCTCACAGAAGATCTCATGGGTGGCGACGCGGCGGAGAAGGCCAAGGCGTCGTTGGACCCGGCGAAGGTTTCGCAGGCCGTGCTCTACATGGTGAGTGAGCTCTCGGGTACGAAGAGTGGCAAGTTCCTCTTCGTGAGCGGGGGCCGCGTGGCCGAACTCAAAGTCGTGGGCCCGGCCGGCATGAGGAAGGACGGCTTCACCGCACAGGACATCGCGGACAATGAAGCGGCTGTCTTCCTGCCCGAGGATCAGGGCTTCGACATGTTGGGCTAG
- a CDS encoding enoyl-CoA hydratase-related protein — translation MSEQQPHLLVDKTDGIMTLTMNRPDAKNSLSPEMLVRMAEAWYEFRDTSDLRVAILTGVGDETFCAGGDLKLTMPLITGARQIETDWDERLMGNLTMFTDAILRGFYIYKPIIAAVNGYALGGGTEMTNACDLRVAAEHAIFGTPEAKRGLLPGGGSLTRLPRQIPYAKALEILMIGDDFTAQEALQLGLLNYVVAKEQLLPKARELAGKLAENGPLAVAKIKEGVIRSSGLPLADALKIEDEVSAVVMTSKDAREGPRAFKEKRKPNFTGE, via the coding sequence ATGTCCGAACAACAGCCGCACCTGCTCGTCGACAAGACCGACGGCATCATGACACTCACGATGAACCGGCCGGACGCGAAGAACTCGCTCAGTCCGGAGATGCTCGTCCGTATGGCGGAGGCTTGGTACGAATTCCGCGACACGAGCGATCTACGCGTCGCGATCCTCACCGGCGTCGGCGACGAGACGTTCTGCGCGGGCGGCGACCTGAAGCTTACGATGCCGCTGATCACCGGCGCACGCCAGATCGAAACCGATTGGGACGAGCGGCTCATGGGGAACCTCACCATGTTCACCGACGCGATCCTGCGCGGCTTCTACATCTACAAGCCGATCATCGCCGCCGTGAACGGCTACGCACTCGGCGGTGGCACCGAGATGACCAACGCCTGCGACCTTCGCGTCGCGGCAGAGCACGCGATTTTCGGAACGCCGGAAGCGAAGCGCGGCCTGCTCCCGGGCGGCGGTTCTCTGACGCGACTGCCGCGCCAGATCCCATACGCCAAGGCACTCGAGATCCTCATGATCGGGGATGACTTCACGGCACAGGAGGCCTTGCAGCTGGGACTCCTCAACTACGTCGTTGCGAAAGAGCAGCTGCTGCCGAAAGCACGTGAGCTCGCCGGCAAACTCGCTGAGAACGGGCCGCTCGCCGTGGCGAAGATCAAGGAAGGCGTCATCCGCTCGAGCGGACTCCCGCTCGCCGACGCGCTCAAGATCGAGGACGAAGTCTCCGCCGTCGTGATGACCTCCAAAGACGCCCGCGAAGGCCCGCGCGCGTTCAAAGAGAAGCGCAAACCGAACTTCACGGGAGAGTAG